Proteins encoded in a region of the Equus asinus isolate D_3611 breed Donkey chromosome X, EquAss-T2T_v2, whole genome shotgun sequence genome:
- the LOC123282387 gene encoding transcription factor SPT20 homolog isoform X3 — MMQHALERALDRAACVIESAQQRPPKRKYASRGEKSVYEKLYDIYVEECDREPEVAEELRSNVNLLEKLVQRESLSRLVVNLHPGEQGYSLMLRGENGSYSETIRLSYEEGELLQYLDAEELPPVLVGLLEKSQVNVFHCGCVIAEIRDYRQSSDVEAPGYQSRYILLRPTMQTLACDVESLTSDSQTWTQEDKLLLESQLILATAEPLCLDPSVSVACTANSLLYNKQKMNADPMKRCFKRCSSPALSRQQELSHGPPPPELTVLTSCQPSKESNAGEQYDLKISGAGNYVDVWEQRPCDLAVPSEVDVEKYATGRKSVSSYDSQPTGWPAHEVRDDSVFEWEAGDQYRDTKMFFMRSLNDPLISGKETSPKKARYERQLSPPHASRGDHSKSFMPGSKTDAGTVVIRPEELVQKNSSCPVKVSHSSSGSASLSPLSPGKETERPKTVLLQASVLGEEVQPPPPPVTLPSSSGTSSSASSFPPQQAGGFHKSASPAPASKPPSLPQNSPVEVSRVSTLPAAAQSTAGSSQTPVTTQVRVSPVGVRVIKVENSVPGTHTLERAPSPSQGSATRATAPAGILPSNLPLRGQPPKAPPTALQANSQVGVRVILKDAPGARPLTLLQFPPGSLIVNTQQLPGQLQQQQLYQLIPELQGQQPSTSHPQQLVSQAASAQGSASQKTAFCAQQAVVVNVSGSFLQPQVIVLSPPVPALQRPGQSLPLQRVQLSSALQQLQQPQRQQQPQHQQQPRQQQHRQQQQQQPQHQQQPRQQQHLQQQQQQQKQQQQQQQPRHLLQPQHQQQPRQQQHLQQQQQQQQPRHLLQPQHQQQPRQQQHLQQHQQQPRQQQHLQQQQQQPQQPRHLQQPQHQQQPWQPQHLQQQQQQQQQPPQQPRHLQQPQHQLLQIQHLRILQPPVAVAPAAAQTGQPRRRPQTASQSQVSQKIPGS; from the coding sequence ATGATGCAACACGCCTTAGAACGAGCTCTGGATCGCGCGGCGTGTGTCATCGAAAGTGCCCAACAGAGACCTCCTAAAAGGAAGTACGCGTCTAGAGGGGAAAAATCGGTCTATGAGAAACTGTATGACATATATGTTGAAGAATGCGACAGAGAGCCTGAGGTTGCGGAGGAATTACGAAGCAACGTGAACTTGCTAGAGAAGCTTGTTCAGAGAGAGTCGTTGTCGCGTTTAGTGGTCAATCTGCACCCAGGAGAGCAGGGATACTCGCTGATGCTCAGGGGAGAAAATGGCTCGTATTCGGAGACCATTCGACTGTCTTATGAAGAGGGGGAACTGCTCCAGTACTTGGATGCAGAAGAATTACCTCCTGTTTTGGTGGGTCTCCTGGAAAAATCTCAGGTGAACGTTTTTCACTGTGGATGCGTCATCGCAGAAATACGGGACTACAGGCAGTCCAGTGACGTGGAGGCCCCTGGTTACCAGAGCAGGTACATTCTCTTACGACCAACCATGCAGACGTTAGCCTGCGACGTAGAGTCCCTAACCAGCGACAGCCAGACATGGACCCAGGAGGACAAACTGTTGCTCGAGAGCCAGCTGATCTTAGCCACAGCTGAACCACTGTGTCTTGATCCTTCTGTGTCAGTAGCCTGCACTGCAAACAGTCTGCTTTATAACAAACAAAAGATGAACGCTGACCCAATGAAGCGCTGCTTCAAGAGGTGCTCGAGCCCGGCTCTGAGTCGGCAGCAGGAGCTGTCTCATGGCCCACCTCCGCCCGAGCTAACGGTACTGACTTCTTGCCAACCAAGCAAAGAGAGTAACGCAGGTGAGCAGTATGACCTCAAAATTTCTGGAGCAGGGAATTATGTGGATGTGTGGGAACAGAGACCCTGTGACTTGGCCGTACCTTCTGaagtggatgtggagaaatatGCTACAGGGAGGAAGTCTGTGAGCTCTTATGACTCCCAGCCAACAGGCTGGCCAGcccatgaagtcagagatgattcTGTATTTGAATGGGAAGCAGGCGATCAGTACCGGGATACAAAGATGTTCTTCATGCGCTCGCTTAATGATCCACTTATCTCTGGGAAAGAAACGTCACCTAAAAAAGCCAGATATGAGAGACAGCTGTCTCCCCCCCACGCCTCCAGAGGTGACCATTCAAAGAGTTTCATGCCTGGGTCGAAGACTGATGCTGGGACGGTAGTCATTCGGCCCGAGGAATTGGTCCAGAAGAACAGCAGTTGTCCAGTCAAGGTGTCACACAGCTCCAGTGGCTCAGCCAGTCTCAGCCCACTTTCTCCAGGGAAGGAAACAGAACGGCCTAAGACCGTGCTGCTTCAGGCCTCAGTCCTGGGGGAGGAAGTCCAACCTCCACCGCCGCCCGTCACGCTGCCCTCGAGCTCAGGCACGAGTTCCTCAGCCAGCAGTTTTCCTCCACAGCAGGCAGGCGGCTTTCATAAGTCTGCATCTCCTGCTCCTGCTTCTAAGCCACCAAGTCTTCCCCAGAACTCCCCTGTGGAAGTGAGTCGAGTTAGCACGCTTCCTGCAGCCGCCCAGTCCACTGCTGGCTCATCACAAACACCGGTGACCACCCAGGTCAGGGTCAGCCCCGTTGGTGTCAGGGTCATCAAAGTGGAGAATTCTGTTCCCGGAACCCACACTTTGGAGAGAGCTCCCAGCCCCTCGCAGGGCTCTGCCACTCGGGCCACAGCTCCCGCGGGAATCTTGCCCAGCAACCTGCCCTTAAGAGGCCAGCCACCAAAAGCGCCACCCACTGCCCTGCAAGCGAATTCTCAAGTAGGTGTTCGAGTGATTTTAAAAGATGCTCCAGGTGCCAGGCCCTTAACTCTGCTCCAGTTTCCACCAGGTTCGCTCATTGTGAACACCCAGCAGCTGCCtgggcagctgcagcagcagcagctctatCAGCTGATTCCAGAGCTACAGGGTCAGCAGCCCTCCACTTCGCATCCTCAGCAGCTAGTGTCACAGGCTGCAAGTGCACAAGGTTCAGCCAGTCAGAAAACGGCCTTCTGTGCCCAGCAAGCTGTTGTCGTTAACGTCAGTGGAAGTTTTCTGCAGCCCCAGGTGATTGTGTTGTCTCCGCCTGTCCCTGCCCTGCAAAGACCTGGGCAAAGCCTTCCTCTGCAGAGAGTCCAGCTCTCCTCCGCCttgcagcagctgcagcagccgCAACGTCAGCAGCAACCACAGCATCAGCAGCAGCCACGGCAGCAACAACAccgtcagcagcagcagcagcagccacagcatcAGCAGCAGCCACGGCAGCAACAacacctgcagcagcagcagcagcagcagaagcagcagcagcagcagcagcagccacgaCACCTGCTGCAGCCACAGCATCAGCAGCAGCCACGGCAGCAACAacacctgcagcagcagcagcagcagcagcagccacgaCACCTGCTGCAGCCACAGCATCAGCAGCAGCCACGGCAGCAACAACACctgcagcagcatcagcagcagccACGGCAGCAACAacacctgcagcagcagcagcagcagccacagcagccACGACACCTGCAGCAGCCACAGCATCAGCAGCAGCCATGGCAGCCACAacacctgcagcagcagcagcagcagcagcagcagccgccacAGCAGCCACGACACCTGCAGCAGCCACAGCATCAGCTGCTGCAGATACAACACTTGAGAATCTTGCAGCCCCCAGTGGCTGTGGCACCAGCAGCAGCCCAGACAGGTCAGCCCCGTCGGCGCCCGCAGACAGCAAGCCAGTCACAAG